Proteins from one Halovivax limisalsi genomic window:
- a CDS encoding non-histone chromosomal MC1 family protein, translating into MVRDDGKRNFALREDGGDESSVFSGNTPRQAALKAARRLEPGSSEADADRVELQLREKGTDKVHIYEGWAWEETAPDDKPDWMPDRITEANVSKQGIDHLDE; encoded by the coding sequence ATGGTACGTGACGACGGCAAACGAAACTTCGCGCTGCGCGAAGACGGCGGCGACGAATCGAGCGTGTTCTCGGGGAACACCCCGCGGCAGGCGGCACTGAAAGCGGCCCGGCGACTCGAACCCGGGTCGAGCGAGGCCGACGCCGACCGGGTCGAACTACAGCTCCGGGAGAAAGGGACCGACAAAGTCCACATCTACGAGGGCTGGGCCTGGGAGGAGACCGCCCCCGACGACAAACCGGACTGGATGCCGGATCGGATCACCGAAGCGAACGTCTCGAAGCAGGGGATCGACCACCTCGACGAGTGA
- a CDS encoding carboxylate--amine ligase translates to MEPDWTEADGSAAVVPAIDAPSSVACLRSLAERGVGTIVASESPTAPALASAFCDEGIAVPAPDDDLLAYRDSLLALARRPAVRTIVPVREADVYVLSRYREAFARSMQTPWPDMEALAAVQDRRRLFDAADRAGVGAPETGPVSDLDDPAREWIVKPRYSILADAYVDCEPDECTAPPSTTYLPPGTEPDVEGLTAEMGHEPIYQAYVRTPHEYGFFALYDEGEPVATFQHRQRRGYSYAGGPSAFRESVDIPDLEAAGLALLDELDWHGLAMVEFLRDEATGEFKLMEINPRFWSSLPFSVQAGADFPSYYWDLSNGGCDPVGAAYDVGVAGHLLRGELCYLYSILADDVDLVDRPSFPAELASVARSLVAQPRFDYLRRDDPRPFVRDVRNAIASIRPGR, encoded by the coding sequence ATGGAGCCCGACTGGACCGAGGCGGACGGATCGGCGGCCGTCGTCCCGGCGATCGACGCGCCGAGCAGCGTCGCCTGCCTGCGTTCGCTCGCCGAGCGGGGCGTCGGGACGATCGTCGCCTCGGAGTCGCCGACGGCACCGGCGCTTGCCTCCGCGTTCTGCGACGAGGGGATCGCGGTCCCCGCGCCCGACGACGACCTGCTCGCCTACCGCGATAGCCTCCTCGCACTTGCCCGGCGGCCGGCCGTCCGGACGATCGTTCCCGTTCGCGAGGCCGACGTCTACGTCCTCTCGCGGTACCGCGAGGCGTTCGCCCGGTCGATGCAGACGCCGTGGCCCGATATGGAGGCGCTCGCTGCGGTGCAGGACCGCCGCCGACTTTTCGACGCCGCGGACCGGGCCGGCGTGGGCGCGCCCGAAACCGGTCCGGTGAGCGACCTCGACGACCCCGCCCGCGAGTGGATCGTCAAGCCGCGCTACTCCATTCTCGCCGACGCCTACGTCGACTGCGAGCCCGACGAGTGTACCGCGCCGCCGTCGACCACGTACCTCCCGCCGGGAACCGAACCCGACGTCGAGGGCCTGACCGCCGAGATGGGCCACGAACCGATCTACCAGGCGTACGTCCGGACGCCCCACGAGTACGGCTTCTTCGCGCTCTACGACGAGGGCGAGCCGGTCGCCACCTTCCAGCACCGCCAACGGCGCGGCTACAGCTACGCCGGCGGGCCGAGCGCCTTCCGCGAATCCGTCGACATTCCGGACCTCGAAGCCGCCGGATTGGCCCTCCTCGACGAACTCGACTGGCACGGCCTGGCGATGGTGGAGTTCCTCCGCGACGAGGCGACCGGCGAGTTCAAACTCATGGAGATCAACCCCCGATTCTGGTCGTCGCTCCCGTTTTCCGTCCAGGCCGGCGCGGACTTCCCGTCGTACTACTGGGACCTCTCGAACGGCGGCTGCGACCCCGTCGGCGCCGCCTACGACGTCGGCGTCGCCGGCCACCTCCTGCGCGGCGAACTGTGCTACCTCTACTCCATTCTCGCCGACGACGTCGACCTCGTCGATCGACCCTCGTTCCCCGCCGAACTCGCGTCGGTGGCGCGCTCGCTCGTCGCCCAGCCCCGCTTCGACTACCTCCGGCGGGACGACCCGCGCCCGTTCGTCCGCGACGTGCGGAACGCGATCGCGTCGATTCGACCGGGGCGGTGA
- a CDS encoding PIN domain-containing protein — MYVETDFLTALVKDDDRLQEAALRALEERDDIHTSILAYAEVLVLFYDREAAADDIDASRAIANLLELVPIVPSEHEDAVLAAAAFLDEYDLTPFDALHAGLVTTREERVLSTEQDYDTVGLERTPLERGSSE; from the coding sequence GTGTACGTCGAAACCGACTTTCTCACGGCGCTGGTGAAAGACGACGACCGGCTTCAGGAGGCTGCCCTCCGCGCCCTCGAAGAGCGCGACGACATCCACACCTCGATACTCGCGTACGCCGAAGTGCTGGTGTTGTTCTACGACCGCGAGGCCGCCGCGGACGACATCGATGCGTCCAGGGCGATCGCCAACTTGCTCGAACTGGTGCCAATCGTGCCGAGCGAACACGAAGATGCGGTTCTGGCCGCCGCGGCGTTCCTCGACGAGTACGATCTCACCCCGTTCGACGCGCTTCACGCTGGACTTGTCACGACCCGCGAAGAGCGCGTGCTTTCGACCGAACAGGACTACGACACCGTCGGCCTCGAGCGCACACCACTGGAACGCGGATCCTCCGAGTGA
- the pheA gene encoding prephenate dehydratase, translating to MTVRTLGPAGTYSHRAARTLDDDVSFEPSVSAIVAAVDRGETDRGVVPIENSIEGSVTETLDALVDADVAVVGERVLPIRHALLAQTGSFETVASHAQALAQCRDFLSNAYPNATREAVSSTAAAVDLARRDADVAAIAHPSAAGDGVGVLASDVQDRSSNRTRFFVLAPDAERSTSGEKSTLVIAPETNHPGLLYQLLEPFAEREVNLSRIESRPTGNELGEYVFHLDIEAGLDEPRTREALDAVEDVAGEAAVIRLGAYDVTDVE from the coding sequence GTGACCGTACGTACGCTCGGCCCGGCCGGGACCTACTCGCACCGGGCGGCGCGAACCCTGGACGACGACGTCTCGTTCGAGCCGTCGGTGAGCGCGATCGTCGCCGCCGTGGATCGCGGCGAGACCGACCGGGGCGTCGTCCCCATCGAGAACAGCATCGAAGGCAGCGTCACGGAAACCCTCGACGCGCTGGTCGACGCGGACGTCGCCGTCGTCGGCGAGCGGGTCCTGCCGATCCGCCACGCCCTGCTCGCCCAGACCGGGTCGTTCGAGACCGTCGCCAGCCACGCCCAGGCGCTCGCGCAGTGTCGGGACTTCCTCTCGAACGCGTATCCGAACGCGACGCGGGAGGCTGTCTCGAGCACGGCCGCCGCCGTCGACCTCGCCAGACGCGACGCCGACGTCGCCGCCATCGCGCACCCGTCGGCCGCCGGCGACGGCGTGGGCGTCCTCGCGAGCGACGTGCAGGATCGATCCTCGAACCGAACCCGATTCTTCGTCCTCGCGCCGGATGCCGAACGCTCGACGAGCGGGGAGAAGTCGACGCTCGTGATCGCCCCCGAGACGAACCACCCCGGCCTGCTCTACCAGCTGCTCGAACCCTTCGCGGAACGGGAAGTGAACCTCTCGCGGATCGAATCGCGACCCACCGGGAACGAACTCGGCGAGTACGTCTTCCACCTCGACATCGAGGCCGGGCTCGACGAACCGCGGACGCGCGAGGCGCTCGACGCCGTCGAGGACGTCGCCGGCGAGGCGGCCGTGATACGACTCGGCGCCTACGACGTGACCGACGTCGAGTGA
- a CDS encoding helix-turn-helix domain-containing protein translates to MRYVTVAISTDEPAYHPIEHELSTEPNVRRRAIHAFEVLDDGTLVLLAEIDGDAERHRELLADAEAVHEFAVADDGSGICYSRVEPTPLASRLVRRERASPVIVVPPIEYTHQGDQLLTLVGRERDLQAAAGSVPDELDVELVATGPYRPSVDGPLAALTDRQREVVDTAAAMGYYENPRGTTHDAIAAALGIEAGTVGKHLRIAESTVFSHLLETPDRGRPE, encoded by the coding sequence ATGCGCTACGTGACGGTCGCCATCTCGACGGACGAACCGGCCTACCACCCGATCGAGCACGAGCTGTCGACCGAGCCGAACGTCCGGCGCCGGGCGATCCACGCCTTCGAGGTACTCGATGACGGGACGCTCGTCCTGCTGGCCGAGATCGACGGCGACGCCGAGCGCCACCGCGAGCTACTCGCCGACGCCGAGGCCGTCCACGAGTTCGCCGTCGCCGACGACGGCTCCGGCATCTGCTACAGCCGCGTCGAGCCCACGCCGCTCGCCTCGCGGCTCGTCCGTCGAGAGCGGGCGAGTCCCGTGATCGTCGTCCCGCCGATCGAGTACACGCACCAGGGCGACCAGCTCCTCACGCTCGTCGGTCGGGAGCGCGACCTCCAGGCCGCGGCCGGGAGCGTCCCCGACGAGCTCGACGTCGAACTCGTCGCGACCGGGCCGTACCGACCCAGCGTCGACGGCCCGCTCGCCGCGCTGACCGACCGGCAGCGCGAGGTCGTCGACACGGCCGCCGCGATGGGCTACTACGAGAACCCCCGCGGGACGACCCACGACGCCATCGCCGCGGCGCTCGGGATCGAGGCCGGGACCGTCGGCAAACACCTGCGGATCGCGGAGTCGACGGTGTTCTCGCACCTGCTCGAGACGCCCGACCGCGGTCGCCCGGAGTGA
- the leuS gene encoding leucine--tRNA ligase produces MSAEGYDHAAVEARWQDAWDDAAVYRTPDDVDEPTYVLGMYPYPSGELHMGHVRNYTITDAYARYRRLRGDDVLHPMGWDAFGLPAENAAKERDTNPRDWTFDCIERMREQMESIGLGFDWDREVTTCEPEYYRWNQWLFSRFHEEELVDRRAAEVNWCPHCETVLADEQVEGEAELCWRCDTPVETRELEQWFLEITEYADELLEAIDDLEGWPNSVRQMQRNWIGRQYGTELEFEVREAPRASNERGEGSEPREYGPVEAFTTRVDTIYGATFFALAPDHPISEELAADDEEIRHFVEHEADPEGDEPNGVATDMTATNPATGEEIPVFVADFVLSDVGTGALMGVPGHDDRDHAFAEKMGVEIRPVIAPEPAADDAESAGDGSAPDAPDVSESAFTDDGVLVDSGEYTGLDSETARERLTADIESAEHSAQYQLRDWGISRQRYWGTPIPVVHCEDCGSVLVPENDLPVELPEFVNTTGNPLDAATEWKETTCPDCGGPAERETDTMDTFVDSSWYFLRYVSPDLEDAPFDVDRANDWLPVDQYVGGIEHAVMHLLYSRFFTKVLADHEGLEFREPFENLLAQGMVQLEGSKMSKSKGNVVSPQRIVEEYGADTARLFMMQAAQPDKDFDWSEEGVRSTYAFLTRLTETVSDFVSEPPSGDANAVASYVDGEIDAAVAIAGEEYEALQFNRALREAKDLVRTLRQYADYTDPHPDTFERGLSAVLRLLAPVAPHLAEELWEELDRDGFVVDADWPTATVDREGVERRRRLVENTREDVRDIVDVAGIDEPERIDVVVAPDWKYDALEIAVESDADNLIGELMGHDHIREQGDAAADYGQDLQAEREALRETLGPDAEREALEAAAWLVEREFDAPVRVLDADEADGSAVGDAEPGRPGIEIVE; encoded by the coding sequence ATGAGCGCAGAGGGTTACGACCACGCGGCGGTCGAGGCCAGGTGGCAGGACGCGTGGGACGACGCGGCCGTGTACCGGACGCCGGACGACGTCGACGAGCCGACGTACGTCCTCGGGATGTATCCCTATCCCTCGGGCGAACTCCACATGGGCCACGTCCGCAACTACACGATCACGGACGCCTACGCCCGCTACCGCCGGCTGCGCGGCGACGACGTCCTCCACCCGATGGGGTGGGACGCCTTCGGACTGCCCGCCGAGAACGCCGCGAAGGAACGCGATACCAACCCGCGGGACTGGACGTTCGACTGCATCGAGCGCATGCGCGAGCAGATGGAGTCGATCGGCCTCGGCTTCGACTGGGACCGGGAGGTCACGACCTGCGAGCCCGAGTACTACCGGTGGAACCAGTGGCTCTTCTCCCGGTTCCACGAGGAGGAACTGGTCGATCGTCGGGCCGCCGAGGTCAACTGGTGTCCCCACTGCGAGACGGTGCTGGCCGACGAGCAGGTCGAGGGCGAGGCCGAACTCTGCTGGCGGTGTGATACCCCCGTCGAGACCCGCGAACTCGAGCAGTGGTTCCTCGAGATCACCGAGTACGCCGACGAACTGCTGGAGGCGATCGACGACCTGGAAGGGTGGCCCAACTCGGTCCGCCAGATGCAACGGAACTGGATCGGCCGCCAGTACGGGACGGAACTGGAGTTTGAGGTTCGCGAGGCGCCACGCGCCTCGAACGAACGGGGTGAGGGGAGCGAGCCGCGGGAGTACGGCCCCGTCGAGGCCTTCACCACCCGCGTCGACACCATCTACGGGGCGACGTTCTTCGCGCTGGCACCCGACCACCCGATCAGCGAGGAGCTGGCCGCGGACGACGAGGAGATCCGCCACTTCGTCGAGCACGAGGCCGATCCCGAAGGCGACGAGCCCAACGGCGTCGCGACGGACATGACGGCGACGAACCCCGCGACGGGCGAGGAGATCCCCGTCTTCGTCGCCGACTTCGTCCTCTCGGACGTCGGCACGGGCGCGCTGATGGGCGTCCCCGGCCACGACGACCGCGACCACGCCTTCGCCGAGAAGATGGGCGTCGAGATTCGGCCCGTTATCGCCCCGGAACCGGCTGCGGACGACGCGGAATCGGCCGGCGACGGATCCGCTCCCGACGCGCCGGACGTCTCCGAGTCGGCGTTCACCGACGACGGCGTCCTGGTCGACTCGGGCGAGTACACCGGCCTGGACAGCGAGACGGCCCGCGAGCGCCTGACCGCCGACATCGAGAGCGCCGAGCACAGCGCGCAGTACCAGCTGCGCGACTGGGGCATCTCCCGCCAGCGCTACTGGGGGACGCCGATCCCGGTCGTCCACTGCGAGGACTGCGGGTCCGTCCTCGTCCCCGAGAACGACCTGCCCGTCGAGCTGCCCGAGTTCGTCAACACGACCGGCAACCCGCTCGACGCGGCGACCGAGTGGAAGGAGACGACCTGCCCCGACTGCGGCGGCCCCGCCGAGCGCGAGACGGACACGATGGACACCTTCGTCGACTCCTCGTGGTACTTCCTCCGCTACGTCTCGCCCGACCTCGAGGACGCGCCGTTCGACGTCGACCGCGCCAACGACTGGCTGCCCGTCGATCAGTACGTCGGCGGCATCGAACACGCCGTGATGCACCTGCTGTACTCCCGGTTCTTCACGAAGGTGCTCGCCGACCACGAGGGCCTCGAGTTCCGCGAACCGTTCGAGAACCTGCTCGCCCAGGGGATGGTCCAGCTCGAGGGCTCGAAGATGTCCAAGTCGAAGGGCAACGTCGTCTCGCCCCAGCGCATCGTCGAGGAGTACGGCGCGGACACGGCCCGCCTCTTCATGATGCAGGCCGCCCAGCCCGACAAGGACTTCGACTGGAGCGAGGAGGGCGTCCGCTCGACGTACGCCTTCCTGACGCGCCTGACGGAGACGGTCTCGGACTTCGTGTCCGAGCCGCCGTCGGGCGACGCGAACGCCGTCGCGAGCTACGTCGACGGCGAGATCGACGCCGCGGTCGCCATCGCCGGCGAGGAGTACGAGGCCCTGCAGTTCAACCGCGCACTGCGGGAAGCCAAGGACCTCGTCAGGACGCTGCGCCAGTACGCCGACTACACCGATCCCCACCCAGACACCTTCGAGCGCGGCCTCTCGGCGGTGCTGCGCCTGCTTGCGCCCGTCGCGCCCCACCTCGCCGAGGAGCTGTGGGAGGAACTCGACCGCGACGGCTTCGTCGTCGACGCCGACTGGCCGACCGCCACCGTCGACCGCGAGGGCGTCGAGCGACGACGACGCCTGGTCGAGAACACCCGCGAGGACGTCCGCGACATCGTCGACGTCGCCGGCATCGACGAGCCCGAGCGCATCGACGTCGTCGTCGCGCCCGACTGGAAGTACGACGCCCTCGAGATCGCCGTCGAGAGCGACGCCGACAACCTGATCGGCGAGTTGATGGGCCACGACCACATCCGCGAGCAGGGCGACGCCGCCGCGGACTACGGCCAGGACCTGCAGGCCGAACGGGAGGCCCTGCGCGAGACGCTCGGTCCCGACGCGGAGCGCGAGGCGCTCGAGGCCGCGGCGTGGCTCGTCGAGCGCGAGTTCGACGCGCCCGTGCGAGTGCTCGACGCCGACGAAGCCGACGGGAGCGCGGTCGGGGACGCCGAACCCGGTCGACCGGGCATCGAGATCGTCGAGTAG
- the pheT gene encoding phenylalanine--tRNA ligase subunit beta: MPTVDIDPDELRRLSGATEISDDELLEDLFSLGIEYEGESEDGDFQLEFEPDRLDRLSVEGIARSLRYHYGEDRGVYVPTTTESDWSIRVDEDVPAERPYVTGAVIRGVDLDEDSLDSVIQLQEKLHATMGRNRVKGAIGIHDLAMLRGAPATEGNPTIRYTGVARDGERFVPLDSDQELTPGEVLEEHPTGREYAPVVADYEAMPAIYDDIGLFSFPPVINGRRTEVSTDSRELFVEMTGTDQWTIDKMLAIVCYAFDARGATVEDVTVEYADASVAASAIEASGGATEAGANEDDARALVRPELSTKTKTVAHDRIESILGIDLDPEEVRDLAERSGLEADVPSGGEVETAASAGVASESDTASPDGDLAYEVTIPPYRVDVLHPLDVIDDLGRAYGFNELEPRYPDAGTVGGRHERSRLEEAVRETLVGLGFEDMLNFHLIGESDTYDRMAVEPGTDVLGGGEPARIKNAYSEDYAIVRTWALPSLLTVLENNTHRAYPQDLAEVGFVAEVDESANTSVAESRRVAGVLARHDAAYEDAKSRLQALCRAFDVDLETPPTDHPSFVDGRAASVVLDGEAVGVLGELHPRVLVERDLEVPVAAFEVDLAGLDAD, encoded by the coding sequence ATGCCCACCGTCGACATCGATCCCGACGAGCTGCGCCGGCTCTCGGGTGCGACGGAGATCTCCGACGACGAGTTGCTCGAGGACCTGTTCAGCCTCGGGATCGAGTACGAGGGCGAGAGCGAGGACGGCGACTTCCAGCTCGAGTTCGAGCCGGACCGCCTCGACCGGCTCTCCGTCGAGGGGATCGCCCGCTCGCTGCGCTACCACTACGGCGAGGATCGCGGCGTCTACGTCCCGACGACGACCGAGTCCGACTGGAGCATCCGGGTGGACGAGGACGTCCCGGCCGAGCGCCCGTACGTCACCGGCGCGGTGATCCGGGGCGTCGACCTGGACGAAGACTCGCTCGACTCCGTCATCCAGCTCCAGGAGAAGCTCCACGCGACGATGGGCCGAAACCGCGTGAAGGGCGCGATCGGGATCCACGACCTGGCGATGCTCAGAGGGGCGCCGGCGACCGAGGGCAACCCGACGATCCGCTACACCGGCGTCGCCCGCGACGGCGAGCGCTTCGTCCCGCTGGATTCCGACCAGGAGCTGACGCCCGGCGAGGTGCTCGAGGAACACCCGACTGGCCGCGAGTACGCGCCCGTCGTCGCCGACTACGAGGCGATGCCCGCGATCTACGACGACATCGGGCTGTTCTCGTTCCCGCCGGTGATCAACGGTCGCCGGACGGAGGTCTCGACGGACTCGCGCGAGCTGTTCGTCGAGATGACCGGCACCGACCAGTGGACGATCGACAAGATGCTCGCGATCGTCTGCTACGCCTTCGACGCCCGCGGCGCGACCGTCGAGGACGTCACCGTCGAGTACGCCGACGCGTCGGTCGCCGCGTCGGCCATCGAGGCGAGCGGCGGTGCCACCGAGGCCGGCGCGAACGAGGACGACGCCCGGGCGCTCGTCCGGCCGGAACTCTCGACGAAGACCAAGACCGTCGCCCACGACCGGATCGAGTCGATCCTCGGCATCGACCTCGACCCCGAGGAGGTGCGGGATCTCGCCGAGCGCTCCGGACTGGAAGCGGACGTTCCGTCGGGCGGCGAGGTCGAGACGGCGGCGAGCGCCGGCGTCGCCAGCGAGTCGGATACCGCATCGCCGGACGGCGATCTCGCCTACGAGGTCACCATCCCGCCCTACCGCGTCGACGTGCTCCACCCGCTGGACGTGATCGACGACCTCGGGCGAGCCTACGGCTTCAACGAACTCGAGCCGCGCTATCCCGACGCCGGTACCGTCGGCGGGCGCCACGAGCGCAGCCGCCTCGAGGAAGCCGTCCGCGAGACGCTCGTCGGCCTCGGGTTCGAGGACATGCTGAATTTCCACCTCATCGGCGAATCGGACACCTACGATCGGATGGCCGTCGAGCCGGGAACCGACGTCCTCGGCGGCGGCGAGCCCGCGCGCATCAAGAACGCCTACAGCGAGGACTACGCCATCGTCCGAACCTGGGCCCTGCCCTCGCTGCTGACCGTCCTCGAGAACAACACCCACCGCGCGTACCCCCAGGACCTCGCCGAGGTGGGTTTCGTCGCCGAGGTCGACGAGTCGGCGAACACGAGCGTCGCCGAGTCGCGCCGCGTCGCCGGCGTCCTCGCGCGCCACGACGCCGCCTACGAGGACGCCAAATCCCGCCTCCAGGCGCTCTGTCGCGCGTTCGACGTCGACCTGGAGACGCCCCCGACCGACCACCCCTCGTTCGTCGACGGCCGGGCGGCGAGCGTCGTCCTCGACGGCGAGGCGGTGGGCGTTCTCGGCGAACTCCACCCGCGCGTGCTCGTCGAGCGCGACCTCGAAGTGCCCGTCGCGGCGTTCGAGGTCGATCTGGCGGGGCTCGACGCCGACTAG
- a CDS encoding phenylalanine--tRNA ligase subunit alpha: protein MQLPQAQVAVLEAASADEAQTVDALAAATDLPPETVTGALFALEEDGLVAVTEAAEESIALTDEGAAYAAEGLPEVRLYEAGLEAGADEAPVQMGQVIGASGLEGPQVDIALSNFARKGYGTIESGELRADPDADPDADPEAAALAAIANEAAGDSDGSGVPVDDLDVDAGTLDQLERRELIERRETTVRSATLTDAGVTELMAGVETAETVGQVTPDLLTSGDWRDAEFAEYNVEADAAELHGGRMHVLRRTAERVKEVLVGMGFQEMDGPHVDADFWINDCLFMPQDHPARTHWDRFALEEPSHIDDLPEELVERVERAHREGVGEDSEGYHSPWDEDFARALALRGHTTSLSARYLSGHQVGELEPPQRFFSVEKAYRNDELDATHLLEFFQIEGWVMVEDLSIRDLMGTFEEFYAHFDITDIEFKPTYNPYTEPSFELFGEHPTTGELIEIGNSGIFREEMLEPLGVDCDVMAWGLALERLAMLITGAEDIRDIHGSLADLAFLRNAEVVY, encoded by the coding sequence ATGCAATTGCCACAGGCACAGGTCGCGGTCTTGGAGGCCGCGAGCGCAGACGAGGCACAGACCGTCGACGCCCTCGCGGCGGCGACCGACCTGCCCCCGGAAACCGTCACGGGCGCGCTCTTCGCGCTCGAGGAGGACGGGCTGGTCGCCGTCACCGAGGCCGCCGAGGAATCGATCGCCCTCACGGACGAGGGCGCCGCGTACGCGGCCGAGGGGTTGCCGGAGGTTCGCCTCTACGAGGCGGGGCTCGAAGCCGGCGCCGACGAGGCGCCCGTCCAGATGGGGCAGGTCATCGGCGCGTCCGGACTCGAGGGGCCGCAGGTGGACATCGCCCTCTCGAACTTCGCCCGGAAGGGATACGGGACGATCGAGAGCGGCGAGTTGCGGGCCGATCCGGACGCCGACCCCGACGCCGACCCGGAGGCGGCCGCGCTGGCGGCGATCGCGAACGAAGCGGCCGGCGATTCCGACGGATCCGGCGTCCCCGTCGACGATCTCGACGTCGACGCCGGCACGCTGGATCAGCTCGAACGCCGCGAGTTGATCGAGCGCCGCGAGACGACCGTCCGCTCGGCGACGCTGACCGACGCCGGCGTCACGGAGCTGATGGCCGGCGTCGAGACGGCCGAGACCGTCGGCCAGGTCACGCCCGACCTGCTCACCAGCGGCGACTGGCGCGACGCCGAGTTCGCCGAGTACAACGTCGAGGCCGACGCCGCGGAACTGCACGGCGGTCGAATGCACGTGCTCCGGCGGACCGCGGAGCGAGTGAAGGAAGTCCTCGTCGGGATGGGGTTTCAGGAGATGGACGGGCCGCACGTCGACGCGGACTTCTGGATCAACGACTGCCTGTTCATGCCCCAGGACCACCCGGCGCGAACCCACTGGGATCGCTTCGCTCTCGAGGAGCCCAGTCACATCGACGACCTCCCCGAGGAGCTGGTCGAGCGGGTCGAACGCGCCCACCGCGAGGGCGTCGGCGAGGATAGCGAGGGCTATCACTCCCCCTGGGACGAGGACTTCGCCCGCGCGCTCGCGCTTCGCGGCCACACCACCTCGCTGTCGGCGCGGTACCTCTCGGGCCACCAGGTGGGCGAACTGGAGCCGCCCCAGCGCTTCTTCAGCGTCGAGAAGGCCTACCGGAACGACGAGCTGGACGCGACCCACCTGCTCGAGTTCTTCCAGATCGAGGGCTGGGTGATGGTCGAGGACCTCTCGATCCGGGACTTGATGGGCACCTTCGAGGAGTTTTACGCCCACTTCGACATTACGGACATCGAGTTCAAGCCAACGTACAACCCCTACACCGAGCCCAGCTTCGAGCTGTTCGGCGAGCACCCGACGACCGGCGAGCTCATCGAGATCGGCAACTCGGGCATCTTCCGCGAGGAGATGCTGGAGCCGCTGGGCGTCGACTGCGACGTGATGGCGTGGGGGCTCGCCCTGGAGCGGCTGGCCATGCTCATCACGGGCGCCGAGGACATCCGCGACATCCACGGGTCGCTCGCGGACCTGGCGTTCCTGCGGAACGCGGAGGTGGTCTACTGA
- a CDS encoding AbrB/MazE/SpoVT family DNA-binding domain-containing protein — MSKSTDERGRIYLPKDVRERFGDQYRIVELPSHVALFPVDEDPMEGLRAAVGDAFAEGETEELKADAREAIAREVRAEADSRSHDGEE; from the coding sequence ATGTCGAAATCGACGGACGAGCGGGGGCGAATCTACCTCCCGAAGGACGTCCGCGAGCGATTCGGTGACCAGTATCGCATCGTCGAACTCCCCAGCCACGTCGCGCTCTTCCCCGTCGACGAGGATCCGATGGAGGGTCTCAGGGCCGCCGTCGGCGATGCATTCGCGGAGGGGGAGACTGAGGAGTTGAAAGCGGACGCACGCGAAGCGATCGCTCGGGAGGTTCGAGCGGAAGCGGACAGTCGGTCGCATGACGGCGAGGAGTGA
- a CDS encoding Hsp20/alpha crystallin family protein — MRRNPFDDLEDLLDRLGGQFEEGMGRDSGLGLPGGTGIDVADTGSEYVVTADLPGYETEDVDLRLVEGALKLEASRDTEATDEGGDFIRRERTQETVSRRVRLPEPVDEEGVEATYNNGVLTVTLPKLAGEDGGHQIDIS; from the coding sequence ATGCGACGAAATCCGTTCGACGACCTCGAGGACCTGCTCGACCGACTGGGCGGCCAGTTCGAGGAGGGGATGGGCCGCGACTCCGGGCTCGGCCTCCCCGGCGGGACGGGCATCGACGTCGCGGATACCGGATCGGAGTACGTCGTCACCGCCGACCTGCCGGGCTACGAGACCGAAGACGTCGACCTCCGGCTGGTCGAGGGCGCGCTGAAGCTCGAAGCCAGCCGCGACACCGAGGCGACGGACGAGGGGGGCGACTTCATCCGCCGCGAGCGCACCCAGGAGACGGTCAGCCGCCGGGTTCGCCTGCCCGAGCCCGTCGACGAGGAGGGCGTCGAGGCGACGTACAACAACGGCGTCCTGACGGTCACGCTACCCAAACTCGCCGGCGAGGACGGCGGCCACCAGATCGACATCTCGTAA